One genomic window of Plasmodium coatneyi strain Hackeri chromosome 12, complete sequence includes the following:
- a CDS encoding Leucine aminopeptidase → MHLLKLSPQIKNTYWNIPKKNFRTGVTQFGERKKNRILHLHTFCKSTSGDINPLFFENQKFSSINNRKEIRKMATLVPQVVSLDPTTIPIDYHTPIDDLNIEVKDINKETCHADEGLIVFLLNSAPKDSSKSGKGESSGPIKINTHVNDKTINEFLKEGNMENFTGKIGTSKSFYVANDKKKYISLAYVGCGAAHEETELEIRKIANALAIMLHEHKNKKVSIVFEIKLEENLFRFFLEHLFYEYVTDERFKSADKSTNMDYIKSLSLYMANADIYKGQIDKARVYFYGTYYAAQLIAAPSNYCNPVSLSNAAVELAQKVNLDCKILDVKQLEELKMGAYLSVGKGSMYPNKFIHLTYKGAHKGDKQNKVKKIALIGKGITFDSGGYNLKAAPGSMIDLMKFDMSGCAAVLGCAYCIGTIKPDNVEVHFLSAVCENMVSKNSYRPGDIITASNGKTIEVGNTDAEGRLTLADALVYAEKLGVDYIVDIATLTGAMLYSLGTSYAGVFGNNDQLINKILHSSKTSNEPAWWLPIINEYRSSLNSKYADLNNISSSVKASSVVASLFLKEFIENTPWAHIDIAGVSWNFKARKPKGFGVRLLTEFVLNDAV, encoded by the coding sequence ATGcatcttttaaaattatcgccacaaataaaaaacaccTATTGGAATATCCCGAAAAAGAATTTCCGAACAGGCGTAACGCAATttggagagagaaaaaaaaatcgcattTTGCATTTGCATACATTTTGTAAAAGTACCAGTGGTGATATAAACCCTTTATTTTTCGAAAACCAAAAGTTTAGTAGCATTAATAACAGAAAGGAGATTAGGAAAATGGCGACCCTAGTACCGCAGGTAGTGTCCCTGGACCCAACGACCATCCCTATAGATTATCACACCCCCATAGATGACCTAAACATAGAGGTAAAGGATATCAATAAGGAAACATGCCACGCGGATGAGGGCCTGATCGTATTCCTCCTGAACAGTGCTCCAAAGGATAGCAGCAAGAGTGGTAAAGGCGAAAGTAGCGGACCCATCAAAATAAACACCCATGTGAACGATAAAACCAttaatgaatttttaaaagaaggaaatatggAAAACTTCACAGGAAAGATAGGAACGAGTAAAAGCTTCTACGTTGCCAATGATAAGAAGAAGTATATCAGCCTTGCGTACGTCGGATGTGGTGCTGCGCATGAAGAAACGGAATTGGAAATTAGGAAAATAGCAAACGCACTAGCGATCATGTTGCATGAACacaagaataaaaaggttTCCATCGTATTTGAGAtaaaattagaagaaaatttgTTTAGATTTTTCTTGGAGCATTTATTTTACGAATACGTGACGGATGAGAGATTCAAGTCTGCAGACAAGAGTACCAACATGGATTATATTAAAAGTTTATCCTTGTACATGGCAAATGCTGATATTTATAAGGGACAGATAGACAAAGCACGTGTGTATTTTTATGGTACTTACTACGCAGCACAGTTGATCGCAGCTCCATCGAACTATTGTAATCCAGTTTCCTTATCCAATGCAGCTGTGGAGTTAGCCCAGAAGGTAAACCTGGACTGCAAAATTTTAGATGTCAAACAATTAGAGGAACTTAAAATGGGTGCCTACCTATCAGTCGGAAAGGGAAGTATGTATCCAAATAAGTTTATCCATCTAACGTATAAGGGTGCCCATAAAGGAGATAAACaaaataaggtaaaaaaaattgcactgataggaaaaggaataacctTCGATTCAGGAGGATATAATTTAAAAGCTGCTCCAGGATCCATGATAGATTTGATGAAGTTTGACATGAGTGGTTGTGCAGCTGTGTTAGGATGTGCCTACTGTATAGGTACCATCAAACCAGACAATGTAGAGGTTCACTTCCTAAGTGCAGTATGTGAAAATATGGTTTCTAAAAATTCCTATCGCCCTGGTGATATCATCACAGCTTCCAATGGAAAAACTATAGAAGTAGGAAACACCGATGCAGAGGGAAGACTAACCTTAGCTGATGCTTTAGTGTATGCAGAAAAGTTAGGCGTGGATTACATAGTCGATATTGCCACCTTGACTGGAGCCATGTTGTACTCTCTAGGAACCAGTTATGCTGGTGTTTTTGGAAACAACGACCagttaataaataaaattttacattctTCCAAAACGTCTAATGAACCTGCCTGGTGGTTACCCATCATTAATGAATACAGATCCTCCCTAAATTCTAAGTATGCTGACCTGAATAATATTTCTTCTAGTGTGAAAGCTTCCTCCGTTGTGGCTTCCCTATTTCTGAAGGAATTTATCGAGAATACGCCCTGGGCACATATAGATATTGCGGGAGTGTCATGGAACTTCAAGGCGAGAAAACCCAAGGGTTTCGGTGTCCGCTTGTTAACTGAGTTCGTCCTCAATGATGCCGTGTAA
- a CDS encoding putative membrane protein produces the protein MIPPSHECKSQKEEERRNHLNDQVVRDNTNGRNVCSFPQGVKNVGWDDMPKESEGNPVRCVSEKDGHNGCAMGRVPPCDDSRCNNIVAKKKKKPFLHELCKNYVKLTLHRPCCIVLSVIIGLLIVTLMSISFYMNIFSEAENRSEVVGSIMRKINGEKFTKMNVAKASDVVIHTSDNIGNKVEHFFNFYKKEKTATLLFYLNKEEDKTILQYDTLKDIFFLVQFFKQMNTGNKKNWSEMCKRFDVPMMESKCFVLGLFTISELQDIEYDTTLNWEEYFDDLLKKDERSLGRFFYNALIFLPNFLYQPHKFDMQRTQIKDITSDMSKNVEALLFVFTFDEGTDDSSVNEWYSLLNMHVKLINAGEKEFVTIENLDGSNYIHEIKQDRNWSMAVVNEKVLEDNEQSSISVGFKSNYVFAILSFLFMVIYISSIPLDGLKNNGQDETAGDRKGRMFLLILSVYALTFFSFFSTFFINLVFQINVLRIYLLNFFPLFFLSFLFCCVNIFYRNKCVVGPSKMIMRRMRSAKISKNESVDMTKYYLRASYKSLYFVCKITLIILAVYMVGFASTYRIVNVFSVNSVFAIVCLFLYYAAFFNNMFGLLFYRERHLLFSPSQSLPLAKSVCSSSGGQSDEHVIAFSEAAPNEVVIQNGCISSCNSPPGGNNTCQNAHCSCEGTNLKKHHRKSCIHPNGKEDSKKASYRKGPKKGVVFLVVLFSLLLLGLFLSFLINNEKIHLDVYHYMTKESPLRRFIQNFEKRAGFVIEPAYLVFPSSDEFDYADEENAHMIIKLVNEMKEEGCIHEPIVSWVHAFELLKNDCRNVDSFSNQFDLNRYKKLCHDIVPLRESKEHHLNKLKEIFFKEEEKTCDSFYQIVYEWMHHKEEESYDNQFFKIKTFYGGKIDQVLPQHYNIRPHSFYGDYVKMDDPHSISTSRIGFVLHNYASNQERNMENINRIENIIKRSNLKNVYFYSETYVLYNQATRFISECKVVLIFYFLIYLFSLYLFNTMGVVMIFQFWLCYNLSVLYFMHSFGINTDAITIILLKMGAVISLSHYLYQTLFFKSTMLDRKNYSNSMRQSYPYLMFLVLYLISFTLEDYASNVLRLLILNHVVWFFLYSITIFYVHKMYLNRA, from the exons ATGATTCCCCCAAGCCACGAGTGTAAGtcccaaaaggaagaggagaggAGGAACCATTTGAACGATCAAGTGGTGCGTGACAACACTAACGGTAGAAATGTATGCTCCTTTCCTCagggtgtaaaaaatgtagggtGGGACGATATGCCCAAAGAGTCGGAAGGAAATCCCGTTCGCTGCGTCAGTGAGAAGGATGGTCATAATGGTTGTGCAATGGGTAGAGTACCCCCTTGTGATGACTCAAGGTGCAACAATATAGTGgccaagaaaaagaagaaacctTTCCTTCACGAGTTATGCAAAAATTATGTAAAGCTGACCTTGCACAGACCATGCTGCATCGTGCTAAGTGTGATCATAGGATTGTTAATTGTCACTCTAATGAGTATCTCCTTCTACATGAACATATTTAGCGAGGCGGAAAATAGATCAGAAGTAGTAGGATCTattatgagaaaaataaatggggagaaattcacaaaaatgaatgtgGCCAAGGCGAGCGATGTAGTGATTCACACAAGTGACAATATAGGGAATAAGGtggagcatttttttaatttttataaaaaggaaaaaacagcaaCGTTGTTATTTTATCTTAACAAGGAGGAGGACAAAACGATTCTGCAATACGATACGCTGAAGGATATCTTCTTCTTGGTACAATTCttcaaacaaatgaacacaggaaataaaaaaaattggagtgAAATGTGTAAAAGGTTTGACGTTCCTATGATGGAGTCTAAATGCTTCGTGCTAGGTTTGTTCACCATTTCGGAACTTCAAGATATAGAATATGACACGACACTTAATTGGGAAGAATATTTCGAtgatttgttaaaaaaggacGAGAGATCTTTGGGCAGATTTTTCTACAAcgcacttatttttttgcccaattttttatatcaGCCTCATAAGTTCGACATGCAGAGGACGCAGATAAAGGACATAACATCTGACATGTCTAAAAATGTGGAAGCCCTTTTATTTGTCTTCACTTTCGATGAAGGTACTGACGATTCCTCTGTCAACGAATGGTATAGTCTGCTAAACATGCATGTGAAGTTAATAAATGCGGGGGAAAAAGAGTTTGTAACGATTGAAAATTTGGACGGCAGTAATTACATCCATGAGATAAAGCAGGATAGGAACTGGAGCATGGCAGTTGTGAATGAGAAGGTACTGGAGGATAACGAGCAGTCATCCATTAGTGTGGGTTTCAAGTCAAACTATgtctttgccattttgtccttcctctttatggtcatttatatttcttctattcCGTTGGATGGTTTGAAGAATAACGGACAAGATGAGACAGCAGGAGATAGAAAGGGGAGGATGTTTTTACTTATCCTATCTGTATATGCCTTgaccttcttttccttcttctccaccTTCTTCATCAATTTGGTTTTCCAAATTAATGTTCTAcgaatttatttattaaattttttccctcttttttttttaagcttcCTATTTTGTTGCGTCAATATATTTTATCGCAACAAGTGCGTAGTGGGACCTTCCAAAATGATAATGCGCAGAATGAGGAGCGCAAAGATTTCCAAGAATGAATCTGTAGATATGACTAAATATTATTTGCGAGCTAGCTACAAGtcactttattttgtgtgcaaaatTACCCTGATCATTTTGGCCGTATATATGGTTGGGTTTGCCTCCACGTACAGAATCGTCAACGTTTTTTCGGTAAACTCGGTCTTTGCCATCGTTTGTCTGTTTCTGTACTACGCTgccttttttaacaacatgTTTGGTCTTCTGTTTTACAGGGAGAGACACTTGCTGTTCTCACCATCTCAGTCGTTACCATTGGCGAAGTCGGTGTGTAGTTCGTCGGGAGGTCAGTCCGATGAGCACGTTATAGCCTTTTCAGAGGCAGCACCCAATGAAGTGGTGATACAGAATGGCTGCATATCGAGTTGCAACTCTCCACCTGGGGGGAACAACACCTGCCAGAATGCACACTGCTCATGCGAAGGTACGAATTTGAAGAAGCATCACAGAAAAAGTTGCATTCACCCGAACGGTAAGGAAGACAGCAAAAAAGCAAGCTATAGGAAGGGCCCCAAGAAGGGGGTTGTTTTCCTCGTTGTGttattttccctcctccttttagGGCTATTTCTAAGTTTCCTAATAAACAACGAGAAGATTCACCTCGATGTGTACCATTACATGACGAAGGAATCTCCACTGAGGAGGTTTATTCAAAACTTCGAAAAAAGGGCGGGCTTCGTAATCGAGCCAGCATACTTGGTGTTCCCTTCTTCAGACGAATTTGACTACGCAGATGAAGAAAACGCACATATGATAATAAAGCTAGTAAAtgaaatgaaggaggaaggatgtATTCATGAACCCATTGTATCTTGGGTTCATGCATTTGAATTACTAAAAAATGACTGCCGTAATGTAGACTCTTTTAGTAATCAGTTCGACTTGAATCgctataaaaaattatgtcaTGACATCGTTCCACTGAGGGAGAGTAAGGAACACCATTTGAATAAgttaaaagaaatttttttcaaagaggaggaaaagacaTGTGACAGCTTTTACCAAATAGTGTACGAATGGATGCATCACAAAGAAGAGGAATCGTATGATAACCAATTTTTTAAGATTAAAACGTTTTACGGGGGAAAAATTGACCAGGTGCTCCCCCAGCACTACAACATAAGGCCACACTCCTTCTACGGCGATTACGTGAAG ATGGACGACCCGCACAGCATATCAACCAGCCGAATCGGCTTCGTCCTGCACAATTACGCATCCAACCAGGAAAGGAACATGGAAAATATCAACAGAatagaaaatattataaaaaggagtaacttaaaaaatgtgtatttttaCTCAGAAACGTATGTACTATATAACCAAGCTACCAGATTTATTTCAGAATGCAAAGtggtgttaattttttactttttgaTTTACTTATTTTCTTTGTACTTGTTCAACACCATGGGGGTTGTAATGATATTTCAGTTTTGGCTCTGCTACAATTTAAGTGTGCTCTACTTTATGCATAGCTTCGGAATAAACACTGATGCTATTACgataattttgttaaaaatgggcGCAGTCATATCTTTGTCTCACTACCTGTATCAGACTCTCTTTTTTAAGTCGACCATGCTAGACAGGAAGAATTATTCCAACAGCATGCGGCAGTCCTACCCCTACTTGATGTTCTTAGTGTTGT ACCTTATTAGCTTCACCCTGGAAGATTACGCATCGAACGTTTTGCGGTTGCTCATCCTGAACCACGTCGTCTGGTTCTTCCTATACAgcataacaattttttacgtCCATAAAATGTACCTGAATAGGGCCTGA
- a CDS encoding Helicase, producing MRGFNNYSRYGNYPDYSNPYANYQAAAYGQYRPSYGDYSGSTGMSGHHSNNSSTLGKNLMQIDWTNVKLVPFEKNFYKEHHDISNLSSKEVKEIRDKHRITILEGEGVPNPVESISRVGFPDYVLKSLKNNNIVTPTPIQIQGWPIALSGKDMIGKAETGSGKTLAFILPAFVHILAQPSLKYGDGPIVLVLAPTRELAEQIRQECVKFSVESKIRNTCAYGGVPKSGQIYALKQGVHILIACPGRLIDLLEQNVTNLMRVTYLVLDEADKMLDMGFEIQIRKIVDQIRPDRQTLMWSATWPKEVQSLARDLCKQQPIHVNVGSLTLTACRRIKQEIYLIEEHEKIANLKLLLQRIFRDNDRIIVFVETKKNADFITKALRLDGVPALCIHGDKKQDERRWVLNDFKTGKSPILIATDVASRGLDIKDVKYVVNFDFPNQIEDYVHRIGRTGRAGAHGASFTFLTSDKYRLARDLVKILRESEQPVPPQLEKISYTSANNPRRNPYYGYGRSSHNVNNIPLKGSNRYY from the exons atgagaggcTTCAACAACTACAGCCGATACGGCAACTACCCAGACTACTCCAACCCGTATGCGAACTACCAAGCGGCGGCCTACGGGCAATACAGGCCCAGTTACGGAGATTACTCAGGTAGCACGGGTATGTCCGGTCATCATAGTAACAACTCAAGTACCCTAGGAAAAAACCTAATGCAAATAGATTGGACAAATGTTAAGTTAGTTCCATTTGAGAAGAACTTCTACAAAGAGCACCATGATATAAGTAACTTGTCCTCGAAGGAGGTGAAGGAAATTCGAGATAAACACAGAATTACCATTTTGGAAGGAGAGGGGGTTCCCAATCCAGTTGAATCTATTAGCAGAGTTGGCTTCCCAGACTATGTTTTAAAATCGcttaaaaataacaacattGTTACACCGACTCCTATTCAAATACAAGGTTGGCCGATAGCACTTTCAGGAAAGGATATGATTGGAAAGGCTGAAAcaggaagtggaaaaacatTAGCTTTTATTTTGCCCGcatttgttcacattttagctCAACCAAGTTTAAAATATGGAGATGGCCCCATCGTTTTAGTGCTGGCTCCCACGAGAGAGTTAGCTGAACAGATCAGGCAAGAATGTGTAAAATTCTCTGTAGAATCCAAAATAAGGAATACGTGTGCTTATGGAGGTGTGCCAAAGAGTGGCCAAATTTATGCCCTCAAACAAGGCGTTCACATTCTTATTGCATGCCCAGGTCGTCTAATCGATTTGTTGGAACAGAATGTTACCAACCTAATGAGAGTTACCTATTTAGTTTTGGACGAAGCCGACAAAATGTTAGATATGGGGTTCGAAATACAAATTCGAAAAATTGTTGACCAAATTAGACCTGACAGACAAACATTAATGTGGTCAGCTACCTGGCCAAAGGAAGTACAATCCTTAGCTAGAGATTTGTGTAAACAACAACCTATACATGTTAATGTTGGTTCTCTAACGTTAACTGCGTGCCGTAGAATTAAGCAAGAAATTTATCTGATTGAG GAACATGAAAAGATAGCCAACCTGAAGTTGCTGCTTCAGAGAATATTCCGCGACAACGACAGAATCATCGTCTTTGTGGaaacgaagaaaaatgcaGACTTTATCACCAAGGCGCTGAGACTAGATGGTGTGCCTGCCTTATGTATACATGGGGATAAGAAACAGGATGAGAGAAGGTGGGTACTGAACGATTTCAAAACAGGAAAGAGTCCTATTCTTATTGCAACGGATGTAGCTTCCAGAGGACTTGATATAAAGGATGTAAAATATGTCGTAAATTTTGATTTTCCGAACCAAATTGAAGATTATGTACACAGAATTGGTAGAACAGGTCGAGCAGGAGCTCACGGagcttccttcacttttttaacaTCCGATAAATATAGACTAGCCAGAGATTTAGTTAAAATATTAAGGGAGTCGGAACAACCCGTACCTCCACAACTGGAGAAAATATCCTACACATCCGCTAACAACCCAAGGAGAAACCCCTACTATGGTTATGGTCGTTCATCACACAATGTAAATAACATTCCCCTAAAGGGAAGCAATAGATATTACTAA